AGCCCGACATGCAGTACGACATCGGCGCGGTGCAGCGCGTGCGTGAAACCATCGGTCGCAGCGCCTGGTCGCTGGACATCACCGGGGCCGATCCGGCCCTCAGGCCGCCCCCTGTGCCCCTGACCGCTGGCGAAGGTTACTTCTACGCCCTGGCCAACCCGCCCTGGGTGGGTGGCTTGCTGCCACCCAACGGGCTGTTGCACAGCTGGCGGCCCACCCCCCGTGGTGATGGCGTGGTGCTGACTTCCACGTTCGAGAACACGGCGCTGGTGCAACTGCTGAGCCGCACCTTCTTTGACGATCTGGGCCGCCACGCCCTGCGCGAGTTCCAGATGCTGCCCTATTTTTTACCGCGCCTGTACCGACGCGAACACCTCGGAGAGTGATCACCATGAAACACACCATCAACACCCTGGCCGCCCTGGCCCTGGGCACCGCCCTGACCACCATCACCGGTGCGGCGCACGCCAGCTACTTCAAATGGGACATGGTCGAACTGCCAGCCTCCACGGGCGCCACCTGCGGCAACGGAACGCCTTACCGCTTCTTCGTCAACCGCACGCCCTTCACCAGCAAGACGATCGTGATCTTTGAAGGCGGCGGCGCCTGTTATGACAAGAACGCCTGCCTCTACAAGGACGGCTTTCTGGGCGCCATCAACCCCAATGGCGTGCCCACTGATTACATGACGCGCCTGACACCCAGCCTGCCCAACGACGCGGGTACCACCCTGGGCGTGTTCAACTCGGCCCTGTTCGGCTACATCACGCCCCTGGCGTCACGCCTGAACACCTCGCGCGTACAGACGCAGGGTTGGAACATCGTGTACGCCCCCTACTGCACCGGCGACGTCTATACCGGCAACCGCATCAAAGTCTACCCCGACCCCGAAGGCGGCGAGCCCCTGGTGTATCACCACCGCGGCAACATCAACACCGAGGCCATGGCCCGGTGGCTGGGTGCCAACATGCGCCGTCCGCAGAACCTGCTGGTCACCGGGTTCTCGGCCGGCGGTGCCGGCGCCACCGCCAATTACGCCTATGTGCGCGAACAGATGAACCCTCAGCGGTCAGCCTTGCTGGCAGACTCGGGGCCCTTGTTCAACGTGCCGCGGCAGGCCTCGCCGACCGATGCCCCCTCAGCCCCCCTGCACGCCACCATCCGCGACGCCTGGGGCCTGGACGCCGCCGATGGATTGATCGCCCGCCTGCTGGCGCGTTACCCTCAAGCCGGTGGTGACCCGGACAACCTGGGGTCCCTGAACACCGCCATCGCCCGGGTCTTTCCACAAGACCGCATCGGCTACTCGCTGACGCGCAGCGACGCCTTGTTTGCAGCCTTTGCCTACGACAACTTTCATCCGGACATCCGCGCCGGCAGCACCATCGCCGAACGCGACGCCCAGCGCTTGCGCCGCTGGCGCCAGGAGGTCGAGGCCTGGGCGACACCGCT
This genomic window from Aquabacterium sp. A3 contains:
- a CDS encoding pectin acetylesterase-family hydrolase, producing the protein MKHTINTLAALALGTALTTITGAAHASYFKWDMVELPASTGATCGNGTPYRFFVNRTPFTSKTIVIFEGGGACYDKNACLYKDGFLGAINPNGVPTDYMTRLTPSLPNDAGTTLGVFNSALFGYITPLASRLNTSRVQTQGWNIVYAPYCTGDVYTGNRIKVYPDPEGGEPLVYHHRGNINTEAMARWLGANMRRPQNLLVTGFSAGGAGATANYAYVREQMNPQRSALLADSGPLFNVPRQASPTDAPSAPLHATIRDAWGLDAADGLIARLLARYPQAGGDPDNLGSLNTAIARVFPQDRIGYSLTRSDALFAAFAYDNFHPDIRAGSTIAERDAQRLRRWRQEVEAWATPLRAESNIGLYVPYRRDRVLKSHTTTMLTFDHTGIPEAGTHSVTDFIDDLIDGQGPVMKAEASPSEPDSSWWGSLSRRLQDSVFEALGL